Proteins found in one Hirundo rustica isolate bHirRus1 chromosome Z, bHirRus1.pri.v3, whole genome shotgun sequence genomic segment:
- the LOC120765814 gene encoding serine/threonine-protein kinase PAK 1-like, whose translation MAHVGGVQEAESSARRAVSVGDPEKKYTAWQHIGSGGFGTVYKALDAATGRAVAVKQLDLQQQGCKEVLKEVTVTRKYKNANIVTYLESYLVNEAVLLVLEYMDGGSVAEVVSKKRMRVGHIATVCRECLQGLAFLHANRVIHRDIKGDNILLSRAGAVKLADFGLCAWLSPEQSKRRSMVGTLRWMAPEVLRGQPYGPKVDTWSLGIVGIEMAKGEAPYFRQTSAWAKYLIGTQGAPDVRTLGLHSGLRDFLGCCLQMDVDRRGSAEELLQHRFLKLAEPLLSLF comes from the exons ATGGCGCACGTGGGCGGCGTTCAAGAGGCCGAGTCCAGTGCTA ggAGGGCTGTGAGCGTGGGAGATCCAGAGAAGAAATACACTGCGTGGCAACACATTGGCAGTGG GGGTTTCGGGACCGTTTATAAGGCCTTGGATGCTGCCACAGGACGAGCG GTGGCCGTAAAGCAACTTgatctccagcagcagggctgcaaggAAGTGTTGAAAGAAGTCACGGTCACGAGAAAATATAAGAACGCCAATATTGTCACCTACCTAGAGAG CTACCTTGTCAATGAGGCtgtcctgctggtgctggagtACATGGACGGAGGCTCTGTAGCTGAGGTGGTCAGCAAGAAAAGGATGCGTGTAGGACACATAGCAACTGTCTGTCGGGAG TGCCTGCAAGGCCTGGCTTTCCTTCATGCCAACCGGGTGATCCACAGAGACATCAAAGGCGACAACATCCTTCTGAGCCGGGCTGGCGCCGTCAAGCTGG ctgATTTTGGCCTCTGTGcgtggctcagccctgagcagagcaaaCGGAGGTCGATGGTCGGGACCCTGCGGTGGATGGCACCCGAGGTTCTGAGAGGACAGCCCTACGGCCCCAAAGTGGACACCTGGTCCCTTGGCATCGTGGGAATAGAGATGGCCAAAGGAGAGGCTCCTTACTTTCGGCAAACCAGTGCCTGG gcGAAGTATCTGATAGGCACGCAAGGAGCACCGGATGTGCGCACGCTCGGGCTACACTCTGGCTTGCGTGACTTtctgggctgctgcctgcagatgGATGTGGACAGGCGAGGCTCCGCCGAGGAACTTCTGCAG CATCGATTTCTCAAATTAGCAGAGCCTCTCCTCAGCCTCTTCTGA